AACTGAAGAATTAAAGGAAATCTTCCAGCAACATGGGGAAGTCACCAAAGTTGTTATGCCACCTGCTAAAGCTGGTGGGAAGAGAGACTTTGGCTTCATACATTATGCTGAAAGATCAAGTGCCCTTAAAGCTGTCAAAGAGACAGACAAATATGAGATAAATGGTTTGTTTGAATTCACTTGGTTGCATTAATTTCGGACTTCAATTTTCTTTGTTATGATAATGATTCACAAGAATGCTACGCCTTTACTCTTTATTTTCAGCAACTTTTTGAACTATTTGGACGAAGAATGATATTAGTAAACACATGCAGGCCAGGTATTAGAAGTCGTCCTCGCAAAGCCTCAGGCGGAGAAGAAGTTTGATGCAGCCAATCCCCACAACTCTCAAGTTCCAAACTACATTCCTCATCCAGGATACGGTGGTATACCTGTAAATCCTTACGCCTCTATAGCTACTGGATATGGTGGTGGTGCTGGGTTTCAGCAGGTAGTCATGTGCTCTTTCTGTCCAGTTTCTATCGTATCCTTTGATCACGTGTCCTAACATGCTGGCACAATTTTCAGCAGCCTATGATTTATGGAAGGGGGCCAATGCCAACAGGGATGCAGATGGTGCCAATGGTTTTACCCGATGGTCGAATTGGCTATGTTCTGTAAGTTGCCTAATCATATGTGGTGTAATATGAGAATGAAGAATTGTGCACTATTGTGACAAATTTATGTATATTGCAGACAACAGCCCGGTGTACAGATTCCTCAGCCCGTTAGACCACGGAGAAATGATAGGGGTAATAATGGTGGCGGATCACAAGCACGGGGAGGGGGCAATGGCGGTGATGACAACCACCGTAATAGACGGTACATGCCTTACTAGAAATGGGGAGTGAATCGAGTGATTATGTAACCTGGATTAGCTATAGATGATTAATTGATTATAACCCTGAGCTACTTTTTGGTTATATCAAATGAAGGTGGTGAATCAAAGCAAAATTCAATCCCTCTCTAATGTTGATTGCATTTTGTTCATTTGTTGATGAGTTCATATAGTAGTTTTGTTCTTTTGGTGGACAAAATTATAGCCATAAactaaaacaatttttttttttttttagtgaaATTCAGAAAACCAAAAGAAATGTAATCAACAAGGCTGTGGTGATGCATAGGGACACGTAGTCTTTTCTGATTAACAACAATTTAATAATTCATTCACATGAATTTGAAAATCAACATTCacaaaattgtgaattgtatctCAGTGCTATGGTTTACAATTTAGGGTTTTTGGGAGATGCAAAGCTGACCTCAGGGAGGAGTTGGTGAAGTCTGGTCTCCAGCTCCTCCAATTGATGTTGCCATTGCGAATTGATGCGAAGCGGCTTAACCGTAGATGACTGCTCCTTCTTCACTTTCGCCGTCGCCGTTTGTCGTGGAGCTGATGCATTATTATCGATTTTAATCGCTCTCCTTATATTTGTTGGCTGCAGCTCTGTTGAGCGCCATCAATACATCGGAGCCACTCAGCCGCGGTTCAGCCTCACCACCTTTTCGCATGCTCGCCTGATGTCTGCCGGCGGCCATAAACTGACGGCGCTTTGGGGCGACGGAGATGCCGCCAAGTGGCAGGGGTAGCGCGCTCCACATGCTTCTATTTTTCTAGCTTATCATCAGAGATATATACCACCGTTAAATGTAGTACTATTGTTATTCAAGAATTCATTTCCAATTGGGCTAAAAGCCCAACAAATAAGCTCATTTTGGGCTGTGTCCGGTCACAAAATATGGAATGTGTTTATAAAACTCTTCATCGATAAATGATAGATGAATAATTAATTGAAAGTGAATAAGTACTTAGAAAAAAATATGAGGAAATTAATTTTTGTAGACAGATCAAATAAAAAACCAGAACTATTAATTGTGAATGGATGAAGTATATGATTATCATCGATACAAGTATGTAGTATGTTAGTAAGTCGCGTCTCGAGTTTCCTAGAAAGGCAGTGTATTGtgttttactatattttttcagtaatactccctccgtcccaataaatatgaaacatttggtttctggcacaagattttatataatgttgctttgtaagttaatgaagcgagagtaaagtaaaagatagtgttgtttttattttaagaaatgtttcatttttaatgggacaagaGAGAACACTACTTTTAAGAATAAATGAATATATGCATGATTCTCCTGTAATtgaaaaatactagtactccaTAGGTTTAGATATGAGCAATTGAGTAGCTTCCTAGTAGGTTAGGTTGGTGTGCAACTGATGGGAATTTGAGTAGCACACCTCTTGTGGGTTTACCTTCTCGTCCAAATGACtctatgttttaaaaatcgaacATGTAAACGAATTGACATATTTATCGGTTCATTGTTCAATTGATCTGGTTGTTCGTTGGGccaaaaatattagtatatttataaaacaataaaataatctTTGCAAGAAATTAAAAGAGTAAGGAAAATGGATAAAGTTTTCATGAATTAATAACAAATCAATCAAGTTTTCCCTTTCATAACAGTTCATGATTTTATGTCCAAACCAGCCCCGGTTGAATCGTTCCAATCCAATTTTTAAAACACACGTGAATCTTATTCCTGTGAAGTATATTGATACACAtttccaaaattaataaattgaaaGATTTTGCATGAGAAGTTAATCATCAAACAAACTCGTGTGTaggtatgtatgtatatatagcCAGAATTAACTGGCGGTGGCAGAAGCAGAGGCGGGGGCAGTGGAAGCCGGAATTCCAACAGGGTACTTATGTATACAATCCGACCACGGATTATTACTTTTTTGGCATTCTTCAACAGATATTTCCCTCAAAGCCTTCCACACCGCACTGTTGCACTTAAAACCCGACCCGAACGCAATCTGCCACACCCGGTCCCCCCTCGAGACCCGGCCCTTCGCCTCCGTGTACGCCAGCTCATACCACAGCGAGCTGCTCGACGTGTTCCCGAACCTATGCAGCGTCATCCTCGAGGGCTCCATGTGCCACTCGCTGAGCTGGAGATTCTTCTCGATGGCATCGAGCACGGCCCGCCCGCCCGCGTGGATGCAGAAGTGCTCGAACGCCAGCTTGAAGTCCGGTATGTACGGCCTCACCCGGGCCCCGAGTACCTTCCTCTTCACCAGCCGAACCAGGAACATCACCTGCTCCGACAGCGGCAGCACCAGCGGCCCCAGCGTCGTGATGTTCGTCTTCAGCGCGTCCCCTGCCACCGCCATCAGCTCCCGCGCCAGCGAAACGCCAACCATCCCCGTGTCGTCCTCCTTCTGGTAGACGCAGTTGTAGCTCTTGTCATCCGCGCCCTTGTGCGTCCGCACCGTGTGGACGAGCTCGTACTTGGACCGGCGCCTGTCCCGGCCCTTGTTCGAGAGGAGGACCGCCGCGCCCCCCATCCGGAAGATGCAGTTGCATAAAAGCATGGACCGGTCGTTGCCGAAGTACCTGTtggcaaataaaacaaaaataaatatattcaaGGACCGAtgcagaaaaaaaattaataaatgccagttttcaaaattttactGTATTTGAAAAAGTACTTTTCATAAAAGGGGCTTGGGCCTCTTACTACCTGACTTATGTCAGCAAATAAATGCACGTACAGTAAAAAGAGAACTGAAATTACTATATAATTCAATTAGTACCAGTTGAGGGTTATGTTCTCGGTGCTGACGACGACGGCGTAGGTGTCCGGGTTAGCTTGGAGGAGGTGCTTCGCGAGGTCGATGGAAATCAGCCCCGCGCTGCAGCCCATCCCGCCGAGGTTGAAGCTCTTGATGTCGGTCCTCATCTTGTAATGGTTGACGATCATGGAGGAGAGAGAAGGGGTTGGATTAAACAAGCTGCAGTTCACGATCACGATCCCGATCTGGCTCGGGCTGATCCCGGTGGTGCTAAAGAGCGAATCAAGAGCACCAAACATCACGTTTTCGGCCTCGAGCCTCGCCTCCACCATGGAGAGGTTCGGGGGATGGGAGGTGATCCCTCTCGGGAAATAGGTCTCATCTCCCAGCCCCGACCGGTGCGAAATCTTGGTTTGGAAGTTGATCGATTCTTCCTCGAAGGCTCCGCTATCCGCGGTCATTTTCAAGAATGACTCCACGGATAGCTTCCTCTCGTCCTGCGGCTTGTAGCACGCAAAGTCGACGAGGTAGATTGGGCGCGGCCGCTTGGCCCAGTAAATGCCCAGGGGCAGGGTCAGGGCGGCCGCGCCCAATAAAATGGTGGCCGTGTCAAGGAGGAGTGTCCTGCTCGACCAGGCCTGGGCGAGCAGAGGCACCAAGGCCAAGAAAAGGAGCACGGTGGCCGGGTTGCACGAGTATCCGTAGCCTAGCTTGACGTACTTGAGCTTCACCGAGTGGAGAAAGTCCGGGAGCTTGCGACGGATCTTGATGACGATGGGGGACGAGTCCTTGAAGTCGACCTCGGCTAGGAGCCGCTCCTCGTTCATGTCGATGCGCTCCATGGTAGCACGGAGTTGGTTGGTGGTTGGTTGGTTGGGGTGAGAGAGGATGAAATTAATTCGGAAAGGATGGAAGAAATGAGGAGCAATTTGGGTGTGTATATAAGTTATGATACGAATGATTGGGAGAAATTGCGTAGAGGAAGATAGTTCAACAACCAAGATGAAACAGATGGGATTTGATTACTTGTGCAAGAAAATGGGGGCTACATATTATAGGTAACGTTGTTGATCCATGTGGGAttatatatttgaccaagtggCCATGTGAGGAAAAGCGAGTTTCCATTCATTAGCGCATTCATGATAGGCGGATCATAAATGATTCAGATATGTATTATATTATTCGGGGATGTTCGATTgccaagattaaatctcatgattaaatatgcaTCATGTTtagttcataagattgaaccctacaacttaatcctagatgaatagtctaatgataattagtcatagtctcctccctccaactaaaataatcccacaacttaatcctagatgaataatcacatgatattagtcatgacaaccgaacgccaccttcATGTTTAAGCAAGCTCTCATTCATTAGCGTATTCATAATAGTCGGGCTATAAATGAGTCAGACCTACACTATTTACTTTCAAGTGAGGGCTTAGAAAAAATATTGATGCGAATTTTATTATGGCTATTTTCTTATAGTATTTGAATAGATGTAtacatattttcttttattttctacttttttaattttgatattttcgtCTTTCTTCCTTAAATCATTATTTTGCAGTAATTTTTCTTCGTTTTTTGTAGTTTGCGCCTGCCTTGCTCCCCCGCAACTCATGTGTCAAGATCGCGCCTTAGGTCCCTCCGAAAAATGGGGTGCGTTGCGAGTGCCCATAATTAATAAAGACGTTTTGATATCTTGTACTACCATTTCTCGGACGTTTTGATTTTTTGTGTACGTGACTATTATTCCCAGTACATAACATTCATAATTAATCGAGACGTATTGATATTTTTGTGTATATGACTATTATTCCCATTTCAATTTCTGATTCCACTCCATTTCCATATTTGGAGGCCACACACTTTGAACCAAgtgtattaattaaataaaatattaatgggAGAGTACATGTAGAGCTATGGCAAagagtagtagtattaaaaagTGGGGAGACAGGTGGCTATCCTCAACTaacaaaactaaataaatatgaCCCTACTTTACCttttaaatacttcaatattTGTACCATATCTATACAGTATTTAGTTTGTATAGAGTCCGTCTATTGCCATATTTACATATGATTAAAGACTACGTCTAATCCGATATTGTTTTGAGTGTGATTTATACTCCATATGAAATGGTGAA
This DNA window, taken from Salvia splendens isolate huo1 chromosome 18, SspV2, whole genome shotgun sequence, encodes the following:
- the LOC121777137 gene encoding 3-ketoacyl-CoA synthase 1-like; this translates as MERIDMNEERLLAEVDFKDSSPIVIKIRRKLPDFLHSVKLKYVKLGYGYSCNPATVLLFLALVPLLAQAWSSRTLLLDTATILLGAAALTLPLGIYWAKRPRPIYLVDFACYKPQDERKLSVESFLKMTADSGAFEEESINFQTKISHRSGLGDETYFPRGITSHPPNLSMVEARLEAENVMFGALDSLFSTTGISPSQIGIVIVNCSLFNPTPSLSSMIVNHYKMRTDIKSFNLGGMGCSAGLISIDLAKHLLQANPDTYAVVVSTENITLNWYFGNDRSMLLCNCIFRMGGAAVLLSNKGRDRRRSKYELVHTVRTHKGADDKSYNCVYQKEDDTGMVGVSLARELMAVAGDALKTNITTLGPLVLPLSEQVMFLVRLVKRKVLGARVRPYIPDFKLAFEHFCIHAGGRAVLDAIEKNLQLSEWHMEPSRMTLHRFGNTSSSSLWYELAYTEAKGRVSRGDRVWQIAFGSGFKCNSAVWKALREISVEECQKSNNPWSDCIHKYPVGIPASTAPASASATAS